Below is a genomic region from Rhinatrema bivittatum chromosome 8, aRhiBiv1.1, whole genome shotgun sequence.
TTACAGGCATCTTTTGAACCAGACGGTGGGAGAAGAGCAGACGCCTGAGTGCAGCTTGCGAGAGGTCAGGTAAGAATTAGCATGTGAATCGTAGCCCTCAAGGAGCCACCGACACACGTGAAGTAATATTTGTAGAGTAATTGTACACATCGGGTGGCAGGATTGGTCTGATGACTGAGATCGTTGGATAAGTCACTTTGAAATCAGTTTTGTAAGCGATTTCCATGGGTagaaagtctttgaaaattgtgcGTGCTTGGGGTGGCTGAAAGGACTGCTTGCACCAGTGACCCTGCGCACTTTATGCTTGCGCtaaatttcaaagggaatgtttgctttgagaattggtgccAAGCTCGTGGGTATAAGGTACATGGGGGCGCTCTTTATCTCATTGTTCTTCAGGTGACTTGGTTATAAATGGGCTAATTGTAAGAGCATCTCGGCTTTCCCCTTTGGAAGTTCTCCCACAATCTCCAAATGCAAATAACCCAGCTATGAGTGCTCTACGGAAGGGGGTCAGTAACAGCATCTGGAGCTGTAAGAGGACCACGTGGAAGTAGAGATGgattttaataataaataatctTATTACTGAATCACGGCAAATAACTGACTGCTTCTGTTGTTTGTAGGGTAAAGGAAGAAAAGGTCAAAGGTTACGCAGATGAACCCAGTCAAAGAAGTAAAAGTCCCGGTGAAATCAAGGGGCCACGAGCAGCTGTGAAACAAGAGAACCCAGATGCTGACAGTGACTTGGGAGGTGATAGCAGCAGTGATGCTGAGGAGAAGGACGTGTGTAAAGCCACCCAAGCGCTTGCCAGCAAGAAGGAAAGCAGGGTGAGCAGTGATGAAGACTCCAGGATCCGGAGGAGCCAGAGCAAAGAGAGTCAGAAGAAAAGCCACAGGAAGGGGGATGATGGGGTAGACCCGGGGGAAAGAGCTGAGGGAGAGCGAGAACAGCATTGGGTGCAGTCTGAGAAAGATCACAACAAGGAAAAGGGGGAACGCTCTAAGAAGAGGGAAGAGCAGAAGGCTGGGCAGAGAGAAAGGGATAGGAGTGAGAAGGAACagaggagagagacagacagaaacaCGAAGGATGGCAGATCCAGAGACAGAAACGAGAAacacagagacagagaagggGAAAGAAGTGAAAAATACAGAGAGAGAGCGCCCCCTGCCAaagatgagaagagagagaggtcgGAGAGAGCCCGAGACGGGGAGGAAAGGAGCTCTCTGCCTTTAGAAAATGAGTCCCAGTCTGGCCGGGGCAGAGAGGAGACCGTGGAGAATGAACAGAAGCCAGAGTCCTGTGCTGAGGGAACTGGGCTGCCGGAGGCAAAGCGGAAGGGGGCAGAGGAAGGAGCTGGGCTGACAGAGGGAGCACCCGCTAGGGTCAGCAAGTTTGCTAAACGCAGCAGTGAAGAAACCGTGCTGTCGGCACGAGATCGATATCTCGCCAGGCAGATGGCACGCGTGAGTGCAAAGCCATATGTGGAGAGGGAGGAGGACTAGCGTTGTCGCCTGcggtggagagagggagagggagaggtgcaAGGTGGAGGAACGTGCTGCAGTGAgcaagaagggggggggaagaaagtgTTCCTTGCCTCCTGGCTTTGGAGGGATTCCCCTTATCCCAGGGCTGGTGCATCTCTCCTGCTGCGCCTTTCTGTGGGTTGCAGGCTGAATGGCAGCATCCTCGTGCGAGGAGAGAAGGAACCTGTATCCCAGCCATGCCTGGCAGAAGTCTCGTTCAGTTAGTTTTGGTTGCAAATATTAAGTAAATTTCAGGGGAAAGAATATGGATTTGGACCTCAAACCATGAAGAGATGTTTTCCCATTGAGGAAAGGAAGTGGTTTATTGCACTGCCAGTCTTGGCTTGTGTGTCCCGTGTCGTCCCCCCCCCGTCACAGGTAATATTGAAGGGTAGGCGAGGATCTGCACAAGGCCCTCTTTAAGGTGCTCCTGCGGGGCAATGCTCATTCTGCATGGGATGAGGCTGCAAGTTGTGGCTTACGCAGTTGGTGGTGCTTGATCCTAGGCCTGGATAGCAGGGCTGGGTATGGTCGGATGCTGAACTGCTAAGAGGAAAGCTGCTCCTTTCTCAAGATTTGTAGGCAGGAGAAAAAGAATGAGCATTTAACTGCTGTGTGTGTTGTAAAGATTGCTGTCAAGCTTAAAGCCCTCATTgttaattttgttcatttttattttgcttgcaTTTGGAGTTAGAGGCCTTCTGAAATAAATTGAAAGATGTGGGCAGAGAGAGTGCAGTCTTGACTAAACCAGAGGTTCTCAATCTAGTCCTCAGGACCTACTCaggcagttgggttttcaggatctccacaatgaatatgcatgaggtagattggCATACAATGGAGGGTAGTGCATGCAAagctaactcatgcatattcattgtggagatcctgaaaacctaactggctgggtgtgccccaaggactgggttgagaaccttgGCCTACACCCTGTATTATagtagttctcaacccagtccctggggcccacccagccagtcaggtttttaggatatccataatgaatatgtatgagttagctttgcatgccctgcctccactgtatgtaaatctacctcatgcatattcattgtggatattttgaaaaccagatctgtttttgAAGACAAGTTGGCCACCCATGCTCATGTCTGTTGCTTGAGGACTGGTGATATAGGAAGGTTATAGAATCAGTATAGTTCATGTTCTGGGCATGATGAATGTATATATTTCTATGGGGATATGGTATATACAGGGCCATAGTACCATTGATGTCTCTGCTCAGAGATTTCATTTCTATATGCCTTATTAACAAAGTTATTTATTGATTACATTTCTTAACTGGAGAGACTCTAATTGAGGTCTCCTATTcatataaaataacaaacacaaataaatggAGGCATAAGAACAGAGCACAGGTTGCTATCCCACAGCTCTACATAGCCAGACAGGTCTGTCTGCTTTTAATACAACAGCGGGACCCTAAAAATGATCAAAAACCTggttaaaaagcaaaatgaaataacCCCGTGCAAATGCTCTCTGCATAACTCTCATCCGATTGAACAGAGTTACAACATTTGTACTTAgaaatatatgcatgttgtcTTAAATATTATGAATAATTTCCTGGCAGTGACTGGTGGAGACCCAGGCTCCCATCTCTAACAATGACTTGGAAGAGTCAGTGCAAGAATAGTTGGTGCCCTGCACAAACCTCGCGCAATTCCCACCTCCCAGACTTAACTGTTtggcggcagcggctccagcacagGGCTCCCTTCCTTGCTGGTATTGGCTCTGGTACGGCACAACCCTGGACAGGATGttgccacccccaaaatcttGGGGCTGTAGGCGAGCGCCTCGTTTGCCTgctggaagcaccggccctgcttagCCAGATCTCCTAaaggcatttttttcattttgtgcccAGGCTAAGCAGGTTGGGGCAGCTTTCTTCATGGAGAATCAGTGCTGCCCAGGGGTCCTGGAACAGACTGGCTGAGGAAGCAGAGCTGTGCGATACAGGAAGGGGGGGCAGCAACAGAAAACCAAATAAAGTATAGACACGCTCGTTAATTAAGAAAGCACTGAAAGAGATATTTACTTTCCTACATAAGGCTAGTTTAGTCAGAGCTGTAACTTGTGTATTCTGAGGTTTTTCATCATAAATACGACTGTTTATAAATGCAAGAAAGAGGTGTGCAGGTCTAAACTGCAGAGCAAGCGCCCATGCCCTGATTGTGGGAGAAGAGTTTGCTCTCTGTTTATTTACCTCGATGGGAAATGCCTGCAGAATTCCTGCTGTGCTTTACTGTTCATGTACAAGCAGTAGGGCTTAATTTTTGGacaaaaaggaagaggaaaacgGGGTGGGGAGCAAGGTCATGGCTGGTTATGAACcttctgtcacccccccccccccccccccatcatacaCACACGTGTAATCTGCAAACACATCCTTCACATCCCATTTCTGCAGCGCAGCCACAACTGCTTTGCTCTGCCCCCCTGTCAGCGGATCCTGGGAAAAAAAGGTGAGACACAACACCCGTGCGGGGTGATTCTGCCAAAAATCAAGGCTCGAGTAACAGGCACGAAAAATGAACTCACGTTTGAAACGTGTGAGCGTTAGTGCCCGTCCTGAAGGCCGGGGGTTGAAGCATCGATGATCGGCTGCTTAAGAGTGCCAAACTGTTCTGTGTCTGCCTCAGGACCACTCGCCCCCGCTCCTCTTCCCTACACACAAGGAGGACCGGGCTGGATTTGGGAACAgaagggctgcttgctccaggcttgccccccccccccccccccccaaatgaagcTCTGACTCTCTGGATCTGAAGCCCAAGGAGGAAGTTTGGTAAATGGCTCCAGATTACTGGTGGGGATTTTGGAAGCGAGCACTGCAGCCTGAGTGGCACCAAACTCTAGTCTTTCCCTCCCGGTGACTTGTGCGCACACTTCCAGGAGGCTGAGGGCCGTGACGGTGCAGCCGGCTTTGGCGTCCAGGTCAGCTCTGGGGAAAAGCATTGGCTGTGCTGACGACGGTCGTGCGCCCGTCTCCTCTGCTGGCCAGCGCCGCCCTCGACACAGCAAGTAAATGGGAGTATTTTAGAAAGCTTCACTGTAGAGAGGGAGAGTAGTTCCTTTATGCAGACCCCCCCTCCCGTGCTTACCAGTTTCCAGAGGGGACACACTGTGACATAAATGTATCTGTTTAATATGAGATTACATTTCTTACAATAACAGTTACACGGTACAAGGCACATACTGATGATTTACAATCCAGCCTGGAACATTCAGAGCTAAGATAGCTGCATAACTTAAATA
It encodes:
- the NSRP1 gene encoding nuclear speckle splicing regulatory protein 1 isoform X2, with amino-acid sequence MAAPKKQYGLILPKKAQQRLSGLPRHAAFADDSDEEVSVGESLQKEALKKRVMKQTKLEMQKALEEDATVYEYDSIYGDLQLKKEESDSKLLSSKDKKPRYIQSLMKAVEMRKKEQERRMERKIQKEREMEGEEFKEKEAFVTSAYKKKLQERAEEDEREKREAALEASLDVTKQRDLSGFYRHLLNQTVGEEQTPECSLREVRVKEEKVKGYADEPSQRSKSPGEIKGPRAAVKQENPDADSDLGGDSSSDAEEKDVCKATQALASKKESRVSSDEDSRIRRSQSKESQKKSHRKGDDGVDPGERAEGEREQHWVQSEKDHNKEKGERSKKREEQKAGQRERDRSEKEQRRETDRNTKDGRSRDRNEKHRDREGERSEKYRERAPPAKDEKRERSERARDGEERSSLPLENESQSGRGREETVENEQKPESCAEGTGLPEAKRKGAEEGAGLTEGAPARVSKFAKRSSEETVLSARDRYLARQMARVSAKPYVEREED
- the NSRP1 gene encoding nuclear speckle splicing regulatory protein 1 isoform X4, with amino-acid sequence MKQTKLEMQKALEEDATVYEYDSIYGDLQLKKEESDSKLLSSKDKKPRYIQSLMKAVEMRKKEQERRMERKIQKEREMEGEEFKEKEAFVTSAYKKKLQERAEEDEREKREAALEASLDVTKQRDLSGFYRHLLNQTVGEEQTPECSLREVRVKEEKVKGYADEPSQRSKSPGEIKGPRAAVKQENPDADSDLGGDSSSDAEEKDVCKATQALASKKESRVSSDEDSRIRRSQSKESQKKSHRKGDDGVDPGERAEGEREQHWVQSEKDHNKEKGERSKKREEQKAGQRERDRSEKEQRRETDRNTKDGRSRDRNEKHRDREGERSEKYRERAPPAKDEKRERSERARDGEERSSLPLENESQSGRGREETVENEQKPESCAEGTGLPEAKRKGAEEGAGLTEGAPARVSKFAKRSSEETVLSARDRYLARQMARVSAKPYVEREED
- the NSRP1 gene encoding nuclear speckle splicing regulatory protein 1 isoform X1; protein product: MGRTPQGSKRRYGLILPKKAQQRLSGLPRHAAFADDSDEEVSVGESLQKEALKKRVMKQTKLEMQKALEEDATVYEYDSIYGDLQLKKEESDSKLLSSKDKKPRYIQSLMKAVEMRKKEQERRMERKIQKEREMEGEEFKEKEAFVTSAYKKKLQERAEEDEREKREAALEASLDVTKQRDLSGFYRHLLNQTVGEEQTPECSLREVRVKEEKVKGYADEPSQRSKSPGEIKGPRAAVKQENPDADSDLGGDSSSDAEEKDVCKATQALASKKESRVSSDEDSRIRRSQSKESQKKSHRKGDDGVDPGERAEGEREQHWVQSEKDHNKEKGERSKKREEQKAGQRERDRSEKEQRRETDRNTKDGRSRDRNEKHRDREGERSEKYRERAPPAKDEKRERSERARDGEERSSLPLENESQSGRGREETVENEQKPESCAEGTGLPEAKRKGAEEGAGLTEGAPARVSKFAKRSSEETVLSARDRYLARQMARVSAKPYVEREED
- the NSRP1 gene encoding nuclear speckle splicing regulatory protein 1 isoform X3 — encoded protein: MVSVGESLQKEALKKRVMKQTKLEMQKALEEDATVYEYDSIYGDLQLKKEESDSKLLSSKDKKPRYIQSLMKAVEMRKKEQERRMERKIQKEREMEGEEFKEKEAFVTSAYKKKLQERAEEDEREKREAALEASLDVTKQRDLSGFYRHLLNQTVGEEQTPECSLREVRVKEEKVKGYADEPSQRSKSPGEIKGPRAAVKQENPDADSDLGGDSSSDAEEKDVCKATQALASKKESRVSSDEDSRIRRSQSKESQKKSHRKGDDGVDPGERAEGEREQHWVQSEKDHNKEKGERSKKREEQKAGQRERDRSEKEQRRETDRNTKDGRSRDRNEKHRDREGERSEKYRERAPPAKDEKRERSERARDGEERSSLPLENESQSGRGREETVENEQKPESCAEGTGLPEAKRKGAEEGAGLTEGAPARVSKFAKRSSEETVLSARDRYLARQMARVSAKPYVEREED